A single genomic interval of Terriglobus albidus harbors:
- a CDS encoding patatin-like phospholipase family protein, which yields MSAFFAYLQYLYFLRFSLLCLLTVPLLALADRFTGINSVTRGIFTSTEVYSFIGEAFFLTCAGVIALITSRVVVLNGRDRYQADPPQLLSKFLGHDSDPYAGGVLLTYQLPGIGVLTYLIYTAHRETAVTAWFIAILMSLIGIALALLFWTSLNVIYYWTADDATGVPPRTILLPRCWLGLEKLEKAKPASVLIPPQFISNLWGRIAGLGPGYSKSGKVLYSGHQFTIIAAIGYFLVYLFMFPLTSPFTAGKGYTIGLVGFGILTLAVAISILWGLTPPCIRWAKYLIVIELLTLSGGAFGLFLQEIKARQSFPVLCSVLVLLTLVSLIMAGIAFYVDRLHLPVGLAFAALILLLHGGTSLIYRLPGIYWNPRLGGFSDHYFEVLNHGSQPELATPADVLANRTCTVQNSPVPCPVIVVSATGGGIHAAAWTTLMLTSLEDSFRNEQRLASNQYSFHNNVALFSTVSGGSVGLLPFLNEYTAAAPFTSPGWQQWMFNASNCSALEAVAWGLEYRDFDVFLAPVLSGLFSPQWDRSTALEAGIRRHLFDAPCPSNNPADGKDRAKAPIRDPKEEKTLGDLSEQLKAWTRHAGHTGNYVPAFTMNTTAAETGGRFLLSNYHIEPDAIADAGVAPAEDFLSGYGRRSASGNADIHLSTAARLSATFPFVSSAARSNRTEDAGTLHFVDGGYYDNDGIASVIEFLLAGRKAIARPANAQDKTLGVPLLLIEIRDGADLDANSSPEQGGKAPFSKDVPTYWNSFRQFSGPLGAFWSAGHEAVSRRNRRELEILMDMLQAQQIPFKHIVLDYRDATESNGKKQGSAQPLSWFLTPLQTQKIEEAKSRVAPCIAVASTWTADALMQKPSTNPVQQLSGNIQVDHCVKP from the coding sequence ATGAGTGCATTCTTCGCCTATCTGCAGTATCTATACTTTCTCCGTTTCAGCCTTTTATGCCTTCTCACCGTTCCGCTACTTGCGCTGGCGGATCGCTTTACCGGCATTAATAGCGTTACGCGCGGCATCTTTACCTCAACCGAGGTCTATTCGTTTATTGGTGAAGCATTCTTCCTGACATGCGCGGGCGTTATTGCATTAATCACGAGCCGCGTGGTCGTGTTGAACGGCCGGGATCGCTATCAAGCGGACCCGCCTCAACTGCTTTCTAAGTTCCTTGGCCACGATAGCGATCCTTATGCCGGAGGAGTACTTCTCACCTACCAGCTTCCCGGGATCGGGGTTCTCACCTATCTGATCTATACCGCGCATCGGGAGACGGCTGTTACCGCCTGGTTCATCGCAATTCTCATGAGCCTGATCGGCATCGCGTTAGCTCTCCTCTTCTGGACGAGCTTGAACGTGATCTATTACTGGACTGCGGACGATGCCACTGGGGTGCCACCACGCACAATCCTGCTTCCAAGATGTTGGCTCGGATTGGAAAAACTCGAGAAGGCAAAACCCGCGTCGGTCTTGATACCACCCCAATTCATCTCCAACCTATGGGGACGCATCGCCGGTCTGGGTCCCGGCTATTCAAAAAGCGGAAAAGTGCTCTATAGCGGGCACCAGTTCACGATCATCGCCGCAATCGGCTATTTTCTGGTTTACCTTTTCATGTTTCCGCTTACGTCTCCTTTCACGGCGGGCAAAGGCTACACAATCGGGCTTGTAGGATTCGGTATCCTCACGCTCGCTGTTGCTATCAGCATCCTTTGGGGACTGACGCCTCCGTGTATTCGGTGGGCGAAATACCTCATAGTGATAGAGCTACTGACTTTGTCCGGCGGCGCGTTTGGGCTTTTCTTGCAGGAGATCAAGGCGAGGCAGTCGTTTCCTGTTCTGTGCTCCGTGCTGGTTCTTCTCACCCTGGTGTCCCTGATCATGGCGGGAATCGCCTTCTATGTCGATCGCCTTCACCTTCCGGTAGGATTGGCCTTCGCCGCCTTGATTCTGTTATTGCATGGAGGAACCAGCCTGATCTATCGCCTGCCGGGGATATATTGGAACCCCAGATTAGGCGGCTTCAGCGACCATTACTTCGAGGTTCTCAACCACGGCAGCCAACCGGAGCTCGCAACACCGGCAGATGTACTGGCAAATCGCACCTGCACTGTCCAGAACTCCCCGGTCCCATGTCCCGTCATCGTCGTCAGTGCAACCGGAGGCGGTATTCACGCCGCTGCCTGGACCACGCTGATGTTGACCTCACTGGAAGACAGTTTCCGGAACGAACAGCGCCTGGCAAGCAACCAGTACAGCTTTCACAACAATGTGGCACTCTTCAGCACTGTCTCAGGTGGAAGCGTTGGTCTGCTCCCTTTTCTGAACGAATACACCGCTGCCGCCCCATTCACTTCTCCAGGCTGGCAACAATGGATGTTCAATGCCTCCAACTGCTCTGCGTTGGAAGCAGTTGCATGGGGCCTCGAGTATCGGGACTTCGATGTATTTCTGGCTCCGGTATTGTCGGGTCTCTTCTCACCACAATGGGATCGAAGTACAGCCCTCGAAGCCGGCATCCGCCGTCATCTCTTCGATGCGCCCTGTCCATCGAACAACCCGGCGGATGGCAAAGACCGCGCCAAAGCTCCTATCCGCGACCCCAAGGAAGAAAAGACGCTCGGAGATCTATCCGAGCAGCTCAAGGCCTGGACTCGGCACGCGGGACATACCGGCAACTATGTTCCGGCATTCACCATGAATACAACTGCGGCAGAGACGGGAGGCCGATTCCTTCTTTCCAACTATCACATAGAACCAGATGCAATTGCAGATGCTGGAGTAGCGCCGGCCGAAGATTTTCTCAGCGGCTATGGGAGGCGATCTGCCAGCGGGAATGCCGATATCCATCTCTCCACTGCCGCCCGTCTCTCTGCAACCTTTCCCTTTGTGTCCTCCGCCGCGAGAAGTAACCGGACAGAAGATGCGGGAACCCTTCATTTCGTCGACGGCGGCTACTACGATAACGACGGCATTGCCTCAGTGATTGAGTTTCTGCTTGCTGGACGAAAGGCAATCGCGCGGCCGGCGAATGCGCAAGATAAGACACTGGGAGTTCCCCTGCTCCTGATCGAGATTCGTGATGGCGCTGATCTCGACGCAAACTCAAGCCCTGAACAGGGCGGGAAAGCCCCCTTCAGCAAAGATGTCCCTACATACTGGAACTCGTTCCGGCAGTTCTCTGGTCCCTTGGGAGCATTCTGGTCCGCTGGCCACGAGGCCGTCAGCCGCAGAAATCGCCGGGAACTGGAGATCCTTATGGACATGCTGCAGGCGCAGCAGATTCCGTTTAAGCACATCGTCCTTGACTACCGGGATGCAACAGAGAGCAATGGCAAGAAGCAGGGCTCCGCACAGCCTCTTTCATGGTTTCTCACCCCGCTCCAGACACAAAAGATTGAAGAGGCCAAGTCGCGTGTTGCCCCATGCATCGCTGTCGCGTCTACATGGACGGCCGATGCTCTCATGCAGAAGCCTTCAACCAATCCCGTTCAGCAGCTCTCCGGCAATATCCAGGTAGACCATTGCGTAAAACCATAG
- a CDS encoding neutral/alkaline non-lysosomal ceramidase N-terminal domain-containing protein: MRPHSQATQKLFLLGAIAILCVSTIVSMAQAQPQAHTLRAGAAMADITPKPGQLLFKSDIIRDPLFARAIVITSGNSCAVLVGVDQINMRKDVYDASLPQVVSITGCPKQNILIAATHTHSGSTSLSGGSPSPEIVTAGIVKAVTEAKSKLVPATVGYARSTVDLNINRDLFNSKLEWRQEPNPQGVSDKTLSVIEFIGPDYIPIGVYMNYGMHPINFYLSGVVSADFPGEASRAIEEHFDHKTVAIFTQGTSGDQNPLLRETQLTAFRRENAPGTETIGAPPPPPAPTPNFNQTNAVANLKAVPDQSMPAYRKAVARTGANVAMMGVLLAEKTLYLMRHEIKPVPEARLWGGQQLISCPGRDRTDTDNPVRENAMPPYKDGPDVTMTVSLLRIGDIYITGVDGEVYTNIGLKLKQTAPVNNLIFSTLTNGRANSGYIYSDDAYSHLSFQVIDSRLKPGCAENKIIQTALDLIHQATE; this comes from the coding sequence ATGCGGCCTCACAGCCAAGCCACGCAGAAGCTGTTCCTCCTTGGAGCAATAGCGATTCTTTGTGTTTCCACGATCGTGAGCATGGCTCAGGCACAACCGCAGGCACATACGCTGCGTGCCGGCGCTGCCATGGCAGACATCACGCCAAAGCCCGGCCAGCTGCTTTTCAAGAGCGACATCATTCGCGATCCTCTCTTCGCCCGCGCTATCGTGATCACATCAGGTAACAGTTGCGCCGTGCTGGTAGGCGTCGATCAGATCAACATGCGCAAAGATGTCTACGATGCTTCCCTGCCGCAGGTCGTTTCCATCACGGGATGCCCCAAGCAAAACATCCTCATCGCTGCGACGCATACTCATAGCGGGTCTACCAGTCTCTCCGGTGGATCGCCGTCGCCGGAGATCGTCACCGCAGGCATCGTCAAAGCCGTGACCGAGGCAAAGTCAAAGCTCGTGCCTGCCACGGTTGGCTATGCCCGCTCCACCGTCGACCTGAATATCAATCGCGATCTCTTCAACAGCAAGCTGGAGTGGCGGCAGGAACCGAATCCGCAGGGTGTCTCCGACAAGACGCTCTCCGTCATCGAGTTCATCGGCCCCGACTACATCCCCATCGGCGTGTACATGAACTATGGAATGCACCCAATTAATTTCTATCTCTCCGGTGTGGTCAGCGCCGACTTTCCCGGCGAGGCCTCACGCGCCATCGAAGAACACTTCGACCACAAGACCGTCGCCATCTTCACCCAGGGAACCTCGGGCGACCAGAATCCGCTGCTGCGCGAGACCCAGCTCACCGCCTTCCGCCGAGAGAACGCTCCCGGAACCGAGACCATCGGTGCACCTCCGCCGCCTCCGGCGCCGACGCCCAATTTCAATCAGACAAATGCAGTTGCGAATCTCAAAGCAGTTCCCGACCAGAGTATGCCGGCGTACCGCAAGGCAGTTGCCCGCACCGGAGCCAATGTCGCCATGATGGGAGTTCTGCTCGCCGAGAAGACTCTCTATCTGATGCGGCACGAGATCAAGCCTGTCCCGGAGGCCCGCCTCTGGGGCGGTCAACAACTCATCTCCTGCCCAGGCCGCGACCGCACCGATACCGACAATCCCGTCCGCGAAAATGCGATGCCGCCTTATAAAGATGGACCGGACGTCACGATGACGGTAAGTCTGCTCCGCATCGGCGACATCTATATCACCGGAGTCGATGGCGAGGTCTACACCAACATCGGTCTCAAGCTGAAACAGACCGCTCCAGTCAACAACCTCATTTTTTCTACGCTGACCAATGGCAGGGCAAACTCCGGCTACATCTACTCGGACGATGCCTACAGCCATCTTTCTTTCCAGGTGATCGACTCCCGTCTCAAACCCGGCTGCGCGGAGAATAAAATTATTCAAACGGCACTTGATCTTATCCACCAAGCAACCGAATGA
- a CDS encoding DUF1579 domain-containing protein has protein sequence MMTPQSQPAVQDTATQGTSSEHDFDFLIGSWKVQHRKLVHRLANDDTWQVFSGTCVMQPLLSGHANVDENVMDVPGAPYKAVALRAFDPKKKTWSIWWLDGRHPGHLDVPVVGSFKNGVGTFFANDTFEGRPIVIRFRWFDISEDSAKWQQAFSEDSGETWETNWFMEFHRAQQ, from the coding sequence ATGATGACTCCACAATCGCAGCCAGCAGTGCAGGACACAGCCACGCAGGGCACCTCTTCCGAACACGACTTCGACTTCCTGATCGGAAGCTGGAAAGTACAGCACCGCAAGCTGGTACACCGGCTTGCCAACGATGACACCTGGCAGGTCTTCTCTGGAACCTGCGTCATGCAGCCTCTTCTCTCCGGTCACGCCAACGTCGATGAGAATGTGATGGACGTGCCCGGCGCTCCTTATAAGGCTGTGGCTCTACGAGCCTTCGATCCGAAGAAGAAGACATGGAGCATCTGGTGGCTCGACGGCCGTCATCCAGGACACCTGGATGTTCCGGTTGTCGGCAGCTTTAAGAACGGCGTCGGGACGTTCTTTGCGAACGACACCTTCGAGGGCCGCCCGATCGTCATCCGCTTCCGCTGGTTTGATATCTCGGAGGATTCCGCAAAATGGCAACAGGCATTCTCTGAGGACAGCGGCGAAACCTGGGAGACAAATTGGTTCATGGAGTTTCACAGAGCTCAGCAGTGA
- a CDS encoding RNA polymerase sigma factor has product MRWFEAPAKTTPSAREGGPDKDLALRLKRRDKDSFLELYDRYGRTVYRYLMHMTGSISAAEELTQEVFIVILDAMATPEPMRSFDSAKGTLEGYLLGIARNLAKQEHRRNLRLLSLDEMQGKMDWSGLFNNIQQTSGSWEYLAALTTQTEIKLLHRFILELPEHYRTVVVLCALQEKSYRDVAAMLQCSEGTVASRLNRAKVLLTAKLTAGDRNRKNHRKLKEGGLHAKASVANG; this is encoded by the coding sequence GTGCGCTGGTTTGAAGCTCCAGCTAAAACGACACCGTCAGCCCGCGAAGGCGGCCCTGACAAAGACCTTGCACTCCGCCTGAAGCGGAGGGACAAGGACTCGTTTCTTGAGCTGTATGACCGTTATGGCAGAACTGTATACCGCTATCTGATGCATATGACGGGTTCCATCTCGGCGGCGGAAGAGCTTACACAGGAGGTCTTCATCGTGATTCTGGATGCAATGGCCACTCCCGAACCGATGCGTTCCTTCGATTCCGCCAAAGGCACCCTGGAAGGCTATCTGCTCGGCATCGCGCGTAATCTTGCCAAGCAGGAGCATCGCAGAAACCTCCGGCTGCTTTCGCTGGACGAGATGCAGGGAAAGATGGACTGGAGCGGCCTGTTCAACAACATCCAGCAGACTTCAGGGTCCTGGGAGTATCTGGCGGCGCTGACAACACAGACCGAGATCAAGCTGCTCCATCGCTTCATTCTCGAGCTGCCGGAACACTACCGTACGGTTGTCGTTCTCTGTGCTCTGCAGGAGAAGAGCTATCGCGATGTCGCAGCAATGCTGCAGTGCTCGGAAGGTACCGTAGCCTCCCGGTTGAACCGTGCCAAGGTCCTGCTCACAGCGAAGCTCACCGCCGGTGACCGAAACAGGAAGAATCATCGCAAACTCAAGGAAGGAGGTCTCCATGCGAAAGCATCCGTTGCAAACGGCTGA
- a CDS encoding type II secretion system protein GspD, whose protein sequence is MIRRTGILSAFTASYLVACGAQTSAPSYELKSAIELKPSEKHCSFHTRTDTQTLIRQVLGAYDLEASIDVTVPQRQVSLQIDDASLQQALEALELVTGTFAVPWETTQAHFYEDTVENHKRYEYLQMGTIRLLGMSAAEMNDIAGLMRSILETGSYALETNANSITIRAPQRELLPLDALLHELLNGRSVILLDVELYELDKSKTRNIGLTLPGSTNLFHVATEISQILSANADAVKQIVASGLADATDYEKIIAILIASGAVKDSVFNSPFVVFGGGLTELGLNIGDVAADLALNSSEARSLKQIQLRLLDQEQGTIRIGSRYPILISKTSNVGSSSSGSTVPQFQYQDLGITLKVTPRINQSEHIALNLDLTVAALTGTGIGDLPILSNRQYTGEAVLHSGQSALLVSLLEKQASAALTGLPLNAEPHRNAEHDVMEIILMVTPHIVRMAHDKSAGTVLLLPTR, encoded by the coding sequence ATGATCAGACGGACAGGAATCCTCTCGGCTTTCACCGCAAGCTACCTCGTGGCCTGCGGCGCACAGACATCTGCGCCATCGTATGAGCTGAAATCAGCTATCGAACTTAAACCTTCGGAGAAACACTGCTCATTTCACACGCGAACCGATACGCAGACGCTCATTCGCCAGGTGCTTGGCGCATATGATCTGGAGGCGTCGATCGACGTCACCGTCCCACAACGGCAGGTATCGCTGCAGATCGACGATGCCTCATTGCAACAGGCACTCGAAGCCCTGGAACTCGTCACCGGAACCTTTGCCGTTCCCTGGGAGACAACGCAGGCTCATTTCTATGAAGACACCGTAGAAAACCACAAACGGTATGAGTATCTGCAGATGGGGACAATCCGCCTGCTCGGCATGTCTGCTGCAGAGATGAATGACATTGCAGGTCTGATGCGGTCCATCCTGGAGACCGGCTCCTATGCGCTCGAGACAAACGCCAACAGTATTACAATTCGCGCCCCACAACGGGAGCTGCTTCCACTGGATGCTCTTCTTCATGAGCTGCTGAACGGACGCAGCGTAATTCTGTTGGATGTTGAACTCTATGAGCTCGACAAGAGCAAAACCCGAAACATCGGCCTGACCCTGCCGGGATCGACCAATCTCTTCCACGTCGCTACGGAGATCAGCCAGATTCTCTCTGCGAACGCCGATGCCGTTAAACAGATCGTCGCCAGTGGCCTGGCCGACGCAACCGACTACGAAAAGATCATTGCGATCCTCATCGCCTCGGGCGCGGTAAAAGACAGTGTCTTTAACAGCCCTTTCGTTGTCTTTGGAGGCGGTCTGACGGAGTTGGGCCTCAATATCGGCGACGTCGCGGCGGACCTGGCCCTCAACTCATCGGAGGCCCGCTCTCTTAAACAGATACAGCTTCGCCTTCTGGATCAGGAGCAAGGAACCATCCGCATTGGATCGCGATATCCCATCCTCATCTCAAAGACCTCCAACGTCGGCTCCTCCTCTTCTGGCTCGACCGTTCCACAGTTCCAATACCAGGACCTGGGCATCACTCTCAAGGTCACCCCTCGCATCAACCAATCGGAACACATCGCACTGAATCTGGATCTCACCGTCGCGGCTCTCACCGGAACGGGCATCGGAGATCTGCCGATACTCTCGAACCGGCAGTACACCGGTGAAGCTGTGCTGCATTCCGGGCAGAGCGCCCTGCTGGTTAGCCTGCTTGAGAAACAAGCCTCAGCCGCATTGACAGGTTTGCCGCTCAATGCCGAACCCCATCGGAATGCCGAGCATGACGTCATGGAGATCATCCTGATGGTGACACCGCATATCGTTCGCATGGCGCACGACAAATCTGCGGGTACGGTCCTTCTTCTCCCAACCCGCTGA
- a CDS encoding type II secretion system protein GspD, whose translation MPLNRTCALSFLAMTLLCLLPVSGWAEPSARSLYKQGQAAEARQQYEEAFLAYRTALQKSPTDLRYRTACERVRLLSSAAHLKRGNEYRQAGKTTDALAEYLRASSVDPSNAAVQQAIAGLAGIIPSPTEKSDLPQSPETNRKVAAMAKPVELKALSDDAITLHMIEDTKVIYQAIGKTAGVNVLFDPDLITKRVAVDITKIPLADALQVIGTLTGTFWRPITPNTIFVAADTRAKRTSVETQALQTFYLANTTQQSDANELITALRNVMDQSVRTFLVPSQNAIVMRGTPDQLLLAQKVIDDLDRAHAEVVIDVAVMTVSKDKVRNLGLQLPQSISAALQSTSTDSDAKFNLNDLAHLNAKNIQLTVGSAAAQVLMTDSETRILQNPRLRATDGQKSTLKIGSRIPVATGSYSTPTAASSAAVQTQFTYIDVGVTMEMQPVIHYNGDVTLKVKVEISAKTGETTISGVTEPIISQQAVDEVIRLKEGESNLIGGLLEDQNNKDVSGTPGLGEVPLIKYLFSTQKQTLEHDEIVFLITPHLVRTMQVNPASLKQVDIGTGESIQLRKSHSEE comes from the coding sequence GTGCCTTTGAACCGAACTTGTGCTCTTTCCTTTCTGGCCATGACCTTGCTATGCCTGTTGCCCGTATCAGGATGGGCAGAACCTTCGGCGCGTTCTCTCTACAAGCAAGGACAGGCTGCAGAGGCCCGGCAGCAGTATGAAGAGGCTTTCCTCGCATATCGCACAGCCCTGCAGAAGTCACCCACCGATCTTCGCTACCGCACTGCCTGCGAGCGCGTACGGCTGCTATCGTCGGCCGCTCATTTGAAGCGGGGCAACGAATACAGGCAGGCAGGGAAAACAACCGATGCCCTGGCGGAGTACCTTCGCGCCTCCTCTGTCGATCCATCCAATGCAGCTGTCCAGCAGGCGATCGCCGGACTTGCAGGCATCATCCCTTCTCCAACTGAAAAGAGCGACCTGCCGCAATCCCCTGAGACCAACCGTAAGGTTGCGGCCATGGCAAAACCAGTCGAACTGAAAGCGCTCTCAGACGATGCCATCACACTGCACATGATCGAAGACACCAAGGTGATCTATCAGGCTATCGGCAAGACCGCGGGAGTTAACGTATTGTTCGATCCTGACCTCATCACCAAACGGGTCGCCGTCGACATCACGAAGATACCGCTCGCGGATGCACTGCAGGTCATCGGCACGCTCACCGGAACATTCTGGAGGCCGATCACCCCGAACACTATTTTTGTTGCGGCCGATACCCGGGCGAAACGAACCAGCGTGGAGACCCAGGCGCTGCAGACCTTCTATCTCGCCAACACCACGCAACAGAGCGACGCCAATGAACTCATCACGGCCTTGCGGAATGTGATGGACCAGAGCGTACGAACCTTCCTTGTCCCCAGTCAGAACGCCATCGTCATGCGGGGTACGCCCGATCAGCTTCTCCTGGCCCAAAAGGTGATCGACGATCTGGACCGGGCGCATGCCGAGGTTGTCATCGACGTCGCCGTGATGACAGTAAGCAAAGATAAGGTACGTAATCTCGGCCTGCAGCTTCCGCAGAGCATCTCGGCTGCACTGCAAAGCACCAGCACCGACTCCGATGCCAAATTCAACCTGAACGACCTGGCTCATCTGAATGCAAAGAACATTCAGCTTACGGTCGGTTCTGCCGCAGCCCAGGTTCTGATGACCGATAGTGAGACCCGTATTCTGCAGAACCCGAGACTGCGGGCGACCGACGGTCAGAAGTCCACGCTCAAGATCGGCTCAAGGATCCCCGTCGCAACCGGTTCTTACAGCACTCCTACGGCGGCGAGCTCTGCTGCCGTGCAGACGCAGTTCACCTATATCGACGTAGGCGTCACCATGGAGATGCAGCCGGTGATCCACTACAACGGCGATGTAACGCTGAAGGTAAAGGTGGAGATCAGTGCGAAGACCGGTGAGACCACCATCAGCGGTGTCACCGAGCCGATCATCAGCCAGCAAGCCGTCGACGAGGTCATCCGGCTCAAAGAGGGAGAGAGCAACCTGATAGGAGGTCTTCTTGAAGACCAGAACAACAAGGATGTCAGCGGGACACCCGGCCTGGGTGAGGTTCCTCTCATCAAATATCTCTTCAGCACCCAGAAACAGACGCTGGAACATGACGAGATCGTCTTTCTCATCACACCGCACCTCGTCCGTACCATGCAGGTCAATCCGGCAAGTCTGAAGCAGGTGGATATCGGGACGGGCGAGTCGATCCAGCTGCGGAAATCGCACTCAGAAGAATGA